The following proteins are encoded in a genomic region of Hymenobacter siberiensis:
- a CDS encoding RNA polymerase sigma factor, whose translation MALSLPSPLLPMSASQQDRQIAETVRQQRPRLLQFIRRRIPDEAEAEDLLQDVFAELVESYRLLKPVEQAAAWLFRVARNRITDLYRRKRPVSLEAAFGAAEASDDGEGLLLADLLPAPDDSPENRLLRETLMEALSDALAELPVAQREVFVWHELEDNTFRQMEEETGVPLKTLISRKHYAVLHLRKRLQKLYTELFTD comes from the coding sequence ATGGCACTTTCGCTCCCCTCTCCCCTCCTGCCGATGTCGGCCTCGCAGCAAGACCGCCAGATTGCTGAAACTGTGCGCCAGCAGCGGCCCCGGCTGCTGCAGTTCATCCGGCGGCGCATTCCGGATGAGGCCGAGGCCGAAGACCTCCTGCAGGACGTTTTCGCCGAGCTCGTAGAAAGCTACCGGCTGCTCAAGCCCGTGGAACAGGCGGCGGCCTGGCTCTTCCGGGTGGCCCGCAACCGCATCACCGACCTCTACCGCCGCAAGCGGCCAGTGAGCCTGGAGGCAGCCTTTGGCGCCGCCGAAGCCAGCGACGACGGTGAGGGCCTACTGCTGGCCGACCTGCTCCCCGCCCCCGACGACTCGCCCGAAAACCGCCTGCTGCGCGAAACCCTCATGGAAGCCCTCAGCGATGCCCTGGCCGAGCTACCGGTGGCCCAGCGCGAAGTGTTTGTGTGGCACGAGCTGGAGGATAATACCTTCCGCCAGATGGAGGAAGAAACCGGCGTGCCGCTCAAAACCCTGATTTCGCGCAAGCACTACGCCGTGCTGCACCTGCGCAAGCGCTTGCAAAAGCTCTACACCGAACTATTCACCGACTAA
- a CDS encoding outer membrane beta-barrel family protein: MNGSLNFKTKKLGFTSSGGTGGWHGPNRSERTRFGKTDNSTLTQQGVGNYSGQWMYGSVGLDYDLSEHQSLSLAASVNRYAGHDYNNMLNDFVSPARPQDNQLFTRATNSKFSGLNGELTGTYTKTFALPRKEWSVLGQYANNSGTFGYDFDQYLNSTTNLEVGRANYRERSRGRTPGSEVTLQTDLTQPFGEKQTLETGLKAIFRNTGSVANVDGLTRGQTEDFVRLPGRSTDFSYGQNVQAGYATYINKLSKKLSVSLGGRLERTAISADFRTNDTSFVRSYLSLLPNGNAQYAFSDNNSVRLAYSRRITRPYIDYLNPFVDRSDPKNLVYGNPALSPELTDSYELSFNTNGKAGSLNIAASMRRTGNAIESIRLGPDASGVTRQTYANVASNAFYQLNCYGSAKPAKGWDISGGPDIQYIVRRSPSLGIERRGFTAGLNLNSSYKLPKNFTLQGYVYASLPSPDLQGQGAANLYYQMGVKKTFLKDKADVVLNIAAPFNDYWLYRNTTDTPTFSETNRNYSYQRSFRLSFNYRFGQAQQTKQRKSISNDDVKGGGGSKQGGQ, from the coding sequence GTGAACGGCTCGCTTAACTTCAAAACCAAGAAACTGGGCTTCACTTCCTCGGGTGGCACGGGCGGCTGGCACGGGCCGAACCGGTCGGAGCGCACCCGCTTCGGTAAAACCGATAACTCGACCCTGACCCAGCAGGGTGTGGGCAACTACAGCGGCCAGTGGATGTATGGCTCGGTGGGCCTCGACTACGACCTGAGCGAGCACCAGAGCCTGTCGCTGGCCGCCTCGGTAAACCGCTACGCCGGCCACGACTACAATAACATGCTGAACGACTTCGTGTCGCCCGCCCGCCCGCAGGACAACCAGCTCTTCACCCGCGCCACCAACAGCAAGTTTAGCGGCCTCAATGGCGAGCTGACCGGCACCTACACCAAAACCTTCGCTCTGCCCCGAAAGGAGTGGAGCGTGCTGGGCCAGTACGCCAATAATAGCGGCACGTTTGGCTACGATTTCGACCAGTATCTCAACTCCACCACCAACCTGGAAGTGGGCCGCGCCAACTACCGCGAGCGCAGCCGGGGCCGCACGCCGGGCAGCGAAGTAACGCTGCAAACCGACCTCACCCAGCCTTTCGGCGAGAAGCAAACCCTGGAAACGGGCCTAAAAGCCATTTTTCGCAATACTGGCTCGGTGGCCAACGTCGATGGCCTGACCCGGGGCCAGACCGAGGATTTTGTGCGCCTGCCCGGCCGCTCCACCGATTTCAGCTACGGCCAAAACGTGCAGGCCGGCTACGCCACCTACATCAATAAGTTGAGCAAGAAGCTGAGCGTGAGCCTGGGCGGCCGTCTGGAGCGCACCGCCATTTCGGCCGATTTCCGCACCAACGACACCAGCTTCGTGCGCAGCTACCTCTCGCTGCTGCCCAATGGCAACGCGCAGTACGCTTTCAGCGACAACAACAGCGTGCGCCTGGCCTACAGCCGCCGCATCACCCGGCCCTACATCGACTACCTCAACCCCTTCGTGGACCGCTCCGACCCGAAAAACCTCGTGTACGGCAACCCCGCCCTGAGCCCCGAGCTGACCGATTCCTACGAGCTGAGCTTCAACACCAACGGCAAGGCGGGCTCGCTCAACATCGCGGCCTCGATGCGCCGCACGGGCAATGCCATCGAGTCGATTCGCCTGGGGCCTGATGCCAGCGGCGTGACCCGGCAGACCTACGCCAACGTGGCCTCCAATGCGTTTTACCAGCTCAATTGCTACGGCTCGGCCAAGCCGGCCAAGGGCTGGGATATTAGCGGCGGGCCGGATATTCAGTACATCGTGCGCCGCAGCCCGTCGCTGGGCATCGAGCGGCGCGGCTTCACGGCGGGCCTCAACCTGAATTCCTCCTATAAGCTGCCCAAAAACTTCACGCTTCAGGGGTACGTGTATGCTTCGCTGCCTTCGCCCGACTTGCAGGGCCAGGGCGCGGCCAACCTCTACTACCAGATGGGCGTCAAAAAGACCTTCCTCAAGGACAAAGCCGACGTGGTGCTGAACATCGCCGCTCCCTTCAACGACTATTGGCTCTACCGCAACACCACCGACACGCCCACCTTCAGCGAAACCAACCGTAACTACTCCTACCAACGTTCATTCCGCCTCAGCTTCAACTACCGCTTCGGCCAGGCCCAGCAAACCAAGCAGCGCAAGTCCATCTCGAACGACGATGTGAAGGGCGGCGGCGGCAGCAAGCAGGGCGGGCAGTAG
- a CDS encoding carboxypeptidase-like regulatory domain-containing protein: protein MKFGLTSTVAAVGFLLAAMPSQAQYAYTQAGEKMEEAAGTDPEEGTKTVTTKVIHGMIQGKTGVLPGATVWLHGSHTIVVTNSEGEFELRVPSNTKEVELTCGYGGLREEVVHLAAVQALGSVYLLRDKGPATQ, encoded by the coding sequence ATGAAATTCGGCCTTACTTCCACCGTTGCTGCTGTCGGTTTTTTGTTGGCCGCCATGCCCAGCCAGGCACAATATGCTTATACCCAAGCGGGTGAAAAGATGGAAGAAGCAGCCGGCACCGACCCGGAAGAAGGCACTAAAACCGTCACTACCAAAGTTATTCATGGCATGATACAGGGCAAAACAGGTGTATTACCCGGAGCTACGGTTTGGCTACACGGCAGCCACACCATTGTGGTAACCAACTCGGAAGGTGAATTCGAGCTGCGCGTGCCCAGCAACACGAAAGAAGTAGAGCTGACCTGCGGCTACGGGGGCCTGCGCGAAGAAGTAGTGCATCTGGCAGCCGTGCAGGCACTGGGCTCGGTGTACCTGCTGCGCGATAAAGGCCCGGCTACCCAATGA
- a CDS encoding carboxypeptidase-like regulatory domain-containing protein — protein sequence MRFSSSILVVAVFACVINLATFTAQAQRGFTGAAFALATDTDGGTMGTKPEKRVLMGKITNPAGPLPGAVVILTASKQMAVTNADGEFKFEVPANAGALDALVTYAGYADEKMTLNASADESTVSLTNARVIVVSRKQQLKRYLKTAHKQVKRDLRQVRK from the coding sequence ATGCGCTTCTCCTCCTCTATACTCGTCGTCGCCGTTTTTGCCTGTGTTATCAACCTGGCTACTTTTACGGCGCAGGCCCAACGTGGCTTTACCGGCGCTGCTTTTGCCCTGGCGACTGATACCGACGGCGGGACCATGGGTACTAAGCCGGAGAAGAGGGTGCTCATGGGCAAAATCACCAATCCGGCCGGCCCGCTGCCCGGCGCCGTGGTTATCCTGACGGCCTCCAAGCAAATGGCCGTGACCAACGCCGACGGCGAGTTCAAATTTGAAGTACCAGCCAACGCCGGAGCCCTCGATGCGCTGGTGACTTACGCCGGCTACGCCGATGAAAAAATGACCCTGAATGCCTCGGCCGACGAGTCGACGGTGAGCCTGACCAATGCCCGCGTAATCGTGGTATCGCGCAAGCAGCAGCTCAAGCGCTACCTCAAAACGGCCCACAAGCAAGTGAAGCGCGACCTGCGCCAGGTGCGCAAATAA
- a CDS encoding IPT/TIG domain-containing protein, translating into MPFTPGNIVVTRVGDGTATLTAVATVIYLDEYTPAGVLVQSVALPTAVTGNNRILTASGNSTSELVLSRTGNGRSLLLAGYGTSPGTAAVASSQAADVARVVGVVSPDGSVDTSTSLGSAFNASNVRAVASADGTDLYVVGGNSGVQYVTFGGFNPTQLNTSPTNLRGVAVAGGNLYISTASSSYIGLSAVGTGLPTAAGQTVAILPGFPATAAGPSPYGFYFADLSTTVPGVDVLYVADDRSGTGGGIQKWSLVAGTWTLNGIIAGSATTMVRGLDGNTTGTTVSLVATSATGLYLLSDNTGYNVAPTLTSIPAPVATAATNTAFRGIAFAPVAPAPLIASFSPTSGPVGTTVTVTGSFLTGASALTLNGVAVTGFTVVDASTITFVVPAGATSGTIAVTTAGGMATSTGTFTVVAPNPLPVISSLTPATAVAGAAAFTLTLNGTGFYSGSVVSFNGTALATTFVSATQLTASVPAAAIATAGTCGVTVINAAPGGGTSAGATFTVTVPVPTITSFTPTTGGPGTSVTITGTNFTGATVVRIGSFNVPNFTVVNATTITLVLPAGTGSVTGLLTVTTPGGTTTSATSFNLVSATLASQALPGLSVFPNPATDHLTVDLPSAAPATVALRDLTGRLVLAPAPLGADKHLALPATLASGVYFLEVRQSGLIAVRRIEKR; encoded by the coding sequence GTGCCTTTCACGCCGGGCAACATTGTGGTGACGCGCGTAGGCGATGGCACCGCCACACTGACCGCGGTGGCCACAGTCATATACCTGGATGAGTACACGCCGGCTGGAGTGCTAGTGCAGTCGGTGGCACTGCCTACGGCCGTGACCGGTAACAACCGCATTCTTACTGCCAGTGGCAACTCCACTTCGGAATTAGTGTTGTCCCGTACCGGCAATGGCCGTAGCCTGCTGCTGGCCGGCTACGGCACCTCCCCGGGCACCGCTGCCGTGGCCAGCTCCCAAGCCGCCGACGTGGCCCGCGTAGTAGGCGTGGTGAGCCCCGATGGCAGCGTGGACACCAGCACGAGCCTCGGTAGCGCCTTCAATGCCTCTAACGTACGCGCCGTGGCCTCGGCCGATGGCACGGATTTGTACGTAGTGGGCGGCAACTCGGGAGTGCAGTACGTTACCTTCGGTGGGTTCAATCCCACGCAGCTAAACACCTCGCCCACCAACCTGCGCGGCGTGGCCGTGGCCGGGGGCAACCTCTACATCTCGACCGCTTCCAGCTCTTACATCGGTCTGAGTGCCGTGGGTACGGGCCTGCCTACGGCGGCGGGACAAACCGTTGCCATCCTGCCCGGCTTTCCTGCCACTGCCGCTGGCCCCAGCCCCTACGGCTTTTACTTTGCTGACCTGAGCACGACTGTACCCGGCGTGGATGTACTATATGTGGCGGATGACCGCAGCGGTACCGGCGGCGGCATTCAGAAATGGAGCCTGGTGGCCGGCACCTGGACGCTGAATGGCATCATCGCCGGGTCGGCCACGACCATGGTGCGCGGCCTCGATGGCAATACCACCGGCACTACGGTGTCGCTAGTAGCCACCAGCGCCACCGGGCTCTACCTGCTTTCCGACAATACCGGCTACAACGTGGCCCCGACGCTAACCAGCATTCCGGCACCGGTGGCCACGGCCGCTACCAATACGGCCTTTCGGGGCATTGCCTTCGCGCCGGTAGCGCCGGCCCCGCTGATTGCCAGCTTTAGCCCCACCAGCGGGCCGGTAGGTACCACGGTCACCGTCACAGGTTCTTTCCTGACTGGTGCCTCAGCCCTCACCCTGAATGGCGTAGCAGTGACGGGCTTCACCGTAGTAGATGCCAGTACCATCACCTTCGTGGTGCCGGCCGGGGCCACTTCGGGCACTATTGCCGTTACCACGGCCGGGGGCATGGCCACCAGCACGGGCACGTTCACCGTGGTGGCCCCCAACCCGCTGCCAGTTATCAGCAGCCTGACGCCCGCCACCGCTGTGGCCGGCGCGGCAGCCTTTACCCTGACACTTAATGGCACGGGCTTTTACAGCGGTTCGGTTGTGAGCTTCAACGGCACGGCCCTGGCCACAACCTTCGTCTCGGCTACCCAGCTGACGGCCAGCGTACCTGCTGCTGCCATTGCCACGGCTGGCACCTGCGGCGTGACGGTAATCAATGCCGCACCGGGCGGGGGAACTTCGGCCGGTGCTACGTTCACCGTGACCGTGCCAGTGCCCACCATCACGAGCTTTACACCCACCACGGGCGGCCCTGGTACGTCGGTAACCATCACGGGTACCAACTTTACAGGAGCTACAGTTGTGCGCATTGGCTCGTTCAACGTGCCTAACTTCACGGTGGTGAATGCCACTACCATTACTTTGGTGCTGCCTGCCGGCACCGGCAGCGTAACCGGTTTGCTCACGGTGACGACGCCGGGTGGCACGACCACCAGCGCCACGTCATTCAACCTGGTGTCGGCCACGCTGGCCAGCCAGGCGCTACCCGGCCTAAGCGTGTTCCCGAACCCCGCCACCGACCACCTGACGGTAGACCTGCCTTCAGCAGCACCGGCCACCGTGGCCCTGCGCGACCTGACGGGCCGCCTGGTGCTGGCCCCGGCCCCGCTAGGAGCCGACAAGCATTTGGCGCTGCCCGCCACGCTGGCCAGCGGCGTGTATTTCCTCGAAGTGCGGCAGAGTGGTCTAATCGCCGTGCGGCGCATCGAGAAGCGCTAA
- a CDS encoding ABC transporter ATP-binding protein — MALTITNLSKTYPNGTQALKNVTLDIPNGMFGLLGPNGAGKSSLMRTIATLQDADTGSIMLDDIDVLRDKEAVRRVLGYLPQEFGVYPSVSAEELLDHFATLKGIANGRERKEMVAALLHQTNLYDVRKKHVGGYSGGMKQRFGIAQALLGNPRLIIVDEPTAGLDPAERNRFHNLLSEIGENLVVILSTHIVSDVADLCRHMAIINKGEVLLTGDPVSVMGNLKGKIWRKLIEKAELPALQASQQVISSRLFAGKTVVHILADSAPDSGFEAVNPDLEDVYFSEIKNYELKIKNGPVTA; from the coding sequence ATGGCCCTCACGATTACCAATCTTTCCAAAACCTACCCCAACGGCACGCAGGCCCTCAAAAACGTCACGCTTGACATCCCCAACGGGATGTTTGGCCTGCTGGGTCCCAACGGCGCGGGCAAATCCAGCCTGATGCGGACCATCGCCACCCTGCAGGACGCCGACACGGGCTCCATCATGCTCGACGACATTGACGTGCTGCGCGATAAAGAGGCCGTGCGCCGCGTGCTGGGCTACCTGCCGCAGGAATTTGGCGTGTATCCCAGCGTGAGCGCCGAGGAGCTGCTCGACCATTTCGCCACCCTCAAAGGCATTGCCAACGGCCGGGAGCGCAAGGAAATGGTGGCCGCCCTACTGCACCAGACCAATCTGTATGACGTGCGCAAAAAGCACGTGGGCGGCTATTCCGGCGGCATGAAGCAGCGCTTCGGCATTGCGCAGGCGCTGCTGGGCAACCCGCGCCTCATCATCGTGGACGAGCCCACCGCCGGCCTCGACCCCGCCGAGCGCAACCGCTTCCACAACCTGCTGAGCGAGATTGGCGAAAACCTGGTGGTGATTCTCAGTACCCACATTGTGAGCGACGTAGCCGACCTGTGCCGCCATATGGCCATCATCAACAAGGGCGAAGTGCTGCTCACCGGCGACCCGGTTTCGGTGATGGGCAACCTGAAAGGCAAAATATGGCGCAAGCTTATTGAAAAAGCCGAACTGCCAGCGCTGCAAGCCAGCCAGCAGGTTATCAGCTCGCGCCTTTTTGCGGGCAAAACCGTGGTGCACATCCTGGCCGATTCCGCGCCCGACAGCGGCTTTGAGGCCGTGAATCCGGATTTGGAGGACGTGTATTTTTCGGAAATTAAAAATTATGAATTAAAAATTAAAAATGGCCCCGTCACGGCCTAA
- a CDS encoding DUF1648 domain-containing protein: protein MKKNLLIWQLLTLGAMLAPSLYLLFVWPQLPAQVPTHFDSAGQPNDYIGRDHMWLLMLGAPLFVAFFFTILPYLDPKRRLDSSSVNFQKLRLAMVAMLGGLLAYGLYMGLHPGTTSRGITVLLGLFLAFMGNYLTTSTAQLLRRHPHALDVGKPYRVGPYAPHRWHGLLPGGGPAYRAGADSTGPTDESGTRGADTAYNGILLWLLLLRFPAGRAAAQCGLNRLLYNNQLITDYCIIS from the coding sequence ATGAAGAAGAACCTACTCATCTGGCAACTGCTCACGCTCGGGGCCATGCTGGCCCCGTCGCTGTATCTGCTTTTTGTGTGGCCGCAGCTGCCGGCCCAGGTGCCTACGCACTTCGACAGCGCCGGACAGCCCAACGACTACATCGGGCGCGACCACATGTGGCTGCTCATGCTGGGGGCGCCACTATTTGTGGCGTTCTTTTTCACGATACTGCCCTATCTCGACCCCAAACGCCGGCTCGACAGTAGCAGCGTAAATTTCCAGAAGCTGCGCCTTGCAATGGTGGCCATGCTGGGAGGGCTGTTAGCCTACGGCCTGTATATGGGGCTGCACCCCGGCACCACAAGCCGGGGCATAACAGTGCTGCTGGGCCTGTTTCTGGCCTTTATGGGCAACTATTTAACCACAAGTACAGCCCAATTACTTCGTAGGCATCCGCACGCCCTGGACGTTGGAAAGCCCTACCGTGTGGGCCCGTACGCACCGCATAGGTGGCATGGTCTTTTGCCTGGTGGGGGTCCTGCTTATCGGGCTGGCGCTGATAGTACCGGCCCGACAGATGAATCTGGTACTCGTGGGGCTGATACTGCTTACAACGGCATTTTGCTATGGTTACTCCTACTTCGTTTTCCGGCAGGAAGAGCAGCGGCGCAATGTGGTCTGAATCGCCTATTATACAATAATCAGCTGATAACTGATTATTGTATAATTAGTTAA
- a CDS encoding autorepressor SdpR family transcription factor, producing MNALFKALNDPTRRAILERLRGGPATAGAIAEQFQFSAPTISHHLDLLRQADLVTSQKQGQFVVYTLNMTVLDELLGWLYQFKS from the coding sequence ATGAATGCTCTTTTCAAAGCCCTGAACGACCCCACGCGCCGCGCCATTCTGGAGCGGCTGCGCGGCGGGCCGGCCACCGCCGGGGCCATTGCCGAGCAGTTCCAGTTCTCGGCCCCCACCATCAGCCACCATCTCGACCTGCTGCGCCAAGCCGACCTCGTGACCAGCCAGAAGCAAGGCCAGTTCGTGGTATACACCCTCAACATGACCGTATTAGACGAACTACTAGGCTGGCTTTACCAATTCAAGTCCTAA
- a CDS encoding ABC transporter permease/M1 family aminopeptidase: MFLPILLFELKYRLRRPATWIYFLLLFAMAFLLVTAAGGGFGTGVKVALGGDGQTVKINAPFSLNIITAVLSVFGVIIASSLMGNPVYRDFEYRTHSLFYTTPISKFGYLGGRFFGSYLISVLVFSGIGLGAAVAGMMPWVAAERFLAVAPAGTYVWPYLVLVLPNLLFSGAIFFTGATLSRNILSTYIGSVLLLVVYLVATAYLQDLKNEHLVAALDAFGISAIEFTTRYWTSAEKNSLLLPLSSYVLLNRAVWLAVGLGLLGLCYARFRFSAFASDKPDKKSRRVAAADVLAAEAVPAAQPGGLRLPRVAQVFSGAMSLRQWWSLTKLEFRGIVRSRYFLAIAGAGVILLLATSSQVGRTFDTATYPVTYEVLQAITGSFFLFFLAIIIFYSGELVWREREAGVAQITDAVPVPSWVPFLSKLAALGLVQVVLLAVVMVCGLLIQTFKGYFHYEIGQYLQALFLYELPFLLLLCVLSMVTQVVVNNKYLGFAVMVMYYVANIFRSQIGFGHRLLGYGGGPTPGQYSDMNGYAHFLPAFWWTKLLWAGVALLLVLLASLLWTRGTDTTGRLREARRRWSAGSTAALALGLLISLGTGGYIFYNTNVLNKYLTPKEGEKRQVAYEKQYRRFKDVAQPRITAVDMNTEIFPSTRAVRFRGRFTLVNKHARALDTVIVSIPVEQNPRVRSITLGQPGQATLALNDTTYGVLLYRLARPLAPGDSLALGMDILYQERGFPSTGTNTDIVYNGTFISSNYLPGLGYREGAELSGDQDRKNYGLKPKPRMAPVNDLKARQNTYISQDADWIRFRTTVSTEADQTAIAPGYLQKEWVKNGRRYFTYVMDRPMLNFYTFLSARYQEYKSQWVDTAGHRTIPITIYYQPGHEYNLKRMAEGARDALAYCSKNFSPYQHRQLRILEFPRYQSFAQSFANTVPFSEAIGFIANVNDKDPEDLNYPYYVTAHEVGHQWWAHQVIGGNVQGSTLLAEAMAEYSALMVLRAHNGPATMQRFLKFDMNRYLTGRAFEQKKEVPLALVENQQYIHYAKGSVVMYGLQDYLGEATLNAALKKYVAAVAYQQPPYTNSTEFIGYLRRAAPDSLQPYLTDQFERITLYDNRVTAATSRKLPDGRYQVDFTVKSAKFYADSLGAQKPADQTRDALPVAIFPEMGKDKKPVAPLLLQKRRLRTGDNQLRFVVSKKPASVAIDPYHLLMDRQLDDNTKDL, from the coding sequence ATGTTCCTCCCAATACTTCTTTTTGAACTCAAATACCGCCTCAGGCGGCCTGCTACCTGGATTTATTTTCTGCTGCTGTTCGCCATGGCTTTTCTGCTGGTAACGGCGGCCGGCGGCGGCTTCGGTACGGGCGTGAAAGTGGCCCTTGGCGGCGACGGCCAGACGGTGAAAATCAACGCCCCGTTCTCGCTCAACATCATCACGGCGGTGCTCAGCGTGTTCGGCGTCATCATCGCTTCCTCCCTGATGGGCAACCCCGTGTACCGCGACTTCGAGTACCGTACGCATTCACTGTTTTACACCACGCCCATCAGCAAATTTGGGTATCTGGGCGGGCGGTTTTTTGGCTCTTACCTGATTTCGGTGCTGGTATTCAGCGGTATCGGGCTGGGCGCGGCCGTGGCCGGTATGATGCCCTGGGTGGCGGCCGAGCGGTTTCTGGCCGTGGCCCCGGCCGGTACCTACGTGTGGCCCTACCTCGTGCTGGTGCTGCCCAATCTGCTGTTTTCGGGCGCTATTTTCTTCACGGGAGCTACGCTTTCGCGCAATATTCTGAGCACGTATATCGGCTCGGTGCTGCTGCTGGTGGTGTACCTGGTGGCCACGGCCTACCTGCAGGACCTCAAGAATGAGCACCTGGTAGCCGCGCTGGATGCCTTCGGCATATCGGCCATCGAATTCACCACCCGCTACTGGACTTCGGCCGAAAAAAACTCCCTGCTGCTGCCCCTCTCCAGTTATGTGCTGCTGAACCGGGCCGTGTGGCTGGCGGTAGGCTTAGGTCTGCTGGGCCTGTGCTACGCCCGGTTCCGGTTCTCAGCTTTCGCCTCGGATAAGCCCGATAAGAAGAGCCGCCGCGTGGCTGCCGCCGATGTCCTGGCGGCCGAAGCGGTTCCCGCTGCCCAGCCCGGCGGCCTGCGCCTGCCGCGCGTGGCGCAGGTATTCAGCGGGGCCATGAGCCTGCGCCAGTGGTGGAGCCTGACCAAACTGGAGTTTCGCGGCATTGTGCGCAGTCGCTACTTTCTGGCCATTGCGGGAGCGGGTGTTATCCTGCTGCTGGCCACCTCGTCGCAGGTTGGCCGAACCTTCGATACCGCTACTTATCCCGTCACCTACGAGGTGCTGCAAGCCATCACCGGCTCGTTTTTCCTGTTCTTTCTGGCCATCATCATCTTCTACAGCGGCGAGCTGGTGTGGCGCGAGCGCGAGGCCGGCGTGGCCCAGATTACCGATGCCGTGCCCGTGCCCAGCTGGGTGCCTTTCCTGAGCAAGCTGGCCGCGCTGGGGCTGGTGCAGGTAGTGCTGCTGGCCGTGGTGATGGTCTGTGGCCTGCTGATTCAGACCTTCAAAGGCTATTTCCACTACGAAATCGGCCAGTATTTGCAGGCGCTGTTTCTGTATGAGCTGCCGTTCCTGCTGTTGCTGTGCGTGCTGAGCATGGTGACGCAGGTGGTGGTGAACAACAAGTACCTGGGCTTCGCGGTGATGGTGATGTACTACGTAGCCAATATTTTCCGGAGCCAGATTGGTTTTGGCCACCGGCTGCTGGGCTACGGCGGCGGCCCCACACCCGGCCAGTATTCGGACATGAACGGCTACGCGCACTTCCTGCCCGCCTTCTGGTGGACCAAGCTGCTGTGGGCCGGCGTGGCGTTGCTACTGGTGCTGCTGGCCAGCCTGCTTTGGACACGCGGTACCGACACCACCGGCCGCCTGCGCGAAGCCCGCCGCCGCTGGAGCGCCGGCAGCACCGCCGCTCTGGCCCTGGGCTTGCTCATCAGCCTGGGTACGGGTGGCTACATCTTCTACAACACCAACGTGCTGAACAAATACCTGACGCCCAAGGAAGGTGAGAAGCGCCAGGTAGCCTACGAGAAGCAGTACCGCCGCTTCAAAGACGTGGCCCAGCCCCGCATCACGGCCGTGGATATGAACACGGAGATTTTCCCCAGCACCCGCGCAGTGCGGTTCCGGGGCCGGTTCACGCTGGTGAACAAGCACGCCCGCGCCCTCGATACCGTCATCGTGAGCATTCCCGTGGAGCAAAACCCCCGCGTGCGCTCCATCACGCTGGGCCAGCCCGGCCAGGCCACCCTGGCCCTGAACGATACCACCTACGGCGTGCTCCTCTACCGCCTGGCCCGGCCGCTGGCCCCCGGCGATTCGCTGGCCCTCGGCATGGATATTCTGTACCAGGAGCGCGGCTTCCCCAGCACGGGCACGAATACCGACATCGTGTACAACGGCACCTTCATCAGCAGCAACTACCTGCCCGGCCTGGGCTACCGCGAGGGCGCCGAGCTATCCGGTGACCAGGACCGCAAAAACTACGGCCTGAAACCCAAGCCCCGCATGGCCCCCGTGAACGACCTGAAGGCGCGCCAGAACACTTACATCAGCCAGGATGCCGACTGGATTCGCTTCCGCACCACCGTGAGCACCGAGGCCGACCAGACCGCCATTGCCCCCGGCTACCTGCAAAAGGAGTGGGTGAAAAATGGCCGCCGCTACTTCACCTACGTGATGGACCGGCCCATGCTCAACTTCTACACCTTTCTCTCGGCGCGCTACCAAGAGTATAAGAGCCAGTGGGTTGACACGGCCGGACACCGCACCATTCCCATCACTATCTACTACCAGCCGGGCCACGAGTACAACCTCAAGCGCATGGCCGAGGGCGCACGGGATGCGCTGGCGTATTGCTCCAAAAACTTCTCGCCCTACCAGCACCGCCAACTGCGTATTCTGGAGTTTCCGCGCTACCAGTCCTTCGCCCAAAGCTTTGCCAACACGGTGCCCTTTTCCGAAGCCATCGGCTTCATTGCCAACGTGAACGACAAAGACCCCGAAGACCTGAACTACCCCTATTACGTGACGGCCCACGAAGTAGGCCACCAGTGGTGGGCGCACCAGGTAATAGGCGGCAACGTGCAGGGCAGCACGCTCCTGGCCGAAGCCATGGCCGAATATTCGGCCCTGATGGTGCTGCGGGCGCACAATGGCCCGGCCACCATGCAGCGCTTCCTTAAGTTCGACATGAACCGCTACCTCACCGGCCGCGCCTTCGAGCAGAAGAAGGAAGTGCCGTTGGCGCTGGTCGAAAACCAGCAGTACATCCACTACGCCAAGGGCTCGGTGGTGATGTACGGCCTGCAGGACTACCTCGGCGAGGCCACCCTGAATGCGGCCCTCAAAAAGTACGTGGCCGCCGTGGCCTACCAGCAGCCGCCCTACACCAACTCGACGGAGTTCATCGGTTACCTGCGCCGCGCCGCCCCCGATTCGCTCCAGCCCTACCTCACCGACCAGTTCGAGCGCATCACGCTCTACGACAACCGCGTGACGGCCGCCACCAGCAGAAAGCTGCCCGACGGCCGCTATCAGGTCGATTTCACGGTGAAATCGGCCAAGTTTTATGCAGACAGTCTGGGCGCCCAGAAGCCCGCCGACCAAACCCGCGACGCCCTGCCCGTGGCCATTTTCCCCGAAATGGGCAAGGATAAAAAGCCCGTGGCCCCGCTGCTGCTCCAGAAGCGCCGCCTGCGCACCGGCGACAACCAGCTGCGCTTCGTGGTGAGCAAAAAGCCCGCTTCCGTCGCCATCGACCCCTACCACCTGCTAATGGACCGGCAGCTCGACGATAACACCAAAGACCTGTAG